The nucleotide window TgaataataacaaataacaaacaaaTTGCTCATCATTGAATGGTGGTCGAAACCATGCATTTAGCATAGAAAAGAAGCCAATTTGGAcgttatttcttaaataataatcaaaCAAAAGACAGCTTATAAACAACAGCACATGAAGAAACAAATTCTGTTGTTGTTGCAATTGATAGGAGCCTCAACAACGCATATATCCTAATCGATTACCCCAAACTAGTTTTATGAGCCGTTGATCAAATTTGGGGAATTTCCTTTATGTTCAATTCGTCCATTTACCTCAGAACTCTATTTGAGCTGAAGAGAAAGTTATCTTCTCCAGCAATGGTGGAATGCAGCCGTCCAGCTGCCCAACCATTGTTAATAACACGAACGGCAGCACGGGCTGGATCACCAGTCACACGGCTACCTTCTATGTGTTCATCAAATTCTGGAAGACCACATgcctttctctctttccttcttctcctcttctccTCTTGTTCTCTCCTCAGCCAACTCTCGACAGTTCTCTGCAAACCCAATCTCACCAGATAAGCACCAACTAAAGCAATAAATTGTTGTCTGCAAGTCCAATtccagtttctctctctctctctctctctcataattcaATAATTGATATGAAATGCATCTTCAATATCTACTATAAGCGCAGAAttactttgaagtttgaaatcGAAAAACCTACCATTAATGACAATTTACTGATGTCCTTAACTTTTTCCATAGGCATTGCTATTTGCAACATCCCATGAGCCACATAAACCTGAAAACATAATAGTTTTGACCCTAAGGAGATGTAAAGACTCATACAAATTTAAGGAAAGAACCCTTAACGAGAAAAAAATGGAACGTGGACATACAATATGAGATGGCCAGTCCTCTAGACCATCAAATATATGTGTTGCATAGATGATTGTGGCACCTCGTTCTTCACACTCCTTTCTTAGAAACCTCAGAAGGTCAGCCCTTGCTAGTACATCAAGGTCGACTGTTATTTCATCAAGAAGAAGGACCTAGATAACCAAGGAGGCAGACTAAGATACATTAGGAGAtgagattattaaaaaataaaataaaaataagacacATCATACATGATTATGAAGAACTTACCCATAATGAGGTGTGcataaagaggaaaaagaagaagctgtgcataaagaaaaaaagggtgGGAAAATATTGTGGTTGTATTCAGATATCAATACATTGTGGAAATACCTTGAATGGCTTGAGAAGACCCATACAAATTTGCACTCGTCTTCTCTGACCATCAGATGCTTTGTGCATCCTCCATGATAGATCAATATCGAGTACCTACATTATTAAGGAAACAAGTTCCATAAAGAAAACCCTGGCATTGGGCAACAGCACATTGTGAACTCAGAAATGCAATTTG belongs to Juglans regia cultivar Chandler chromosome 8, Walnut 2.0, whole genome shotgun sequence and includes:
- the LOC108987765 gene encoding ABC transporter I family member 20-like; its protein translation is MGEDETSEPTIEINGLRFTYPGIDGHPPPGSTPLIDGFSLTLRAGHRCLLVGSNGAGKTTILKILGGKHMVEPHMVRVLGRSAFHDTSLTSSGDLSYLGGEWRREVAFAGFEVPIQMDVSAEKMIYGVAGIDPKRRAELIKVLDIDLSWRMHKASDGQRRRVQICMGLLKPFKVLLLDEITVDLDVLARADLLRFLRKECEERGATIIYATHIFDGLEDWPSHIVYVAHGMLQIAMPMEKVKDISKLSLMRTVESWLRREQEEKRRRRKERKACGLPEFDEHIEGSRVTGDPARAAVRVINNGWAAGRLHSTIAGEDNFLFSSNRVLR